In Rhodobacter xanthinilyticus, a single window of DNA contains:
- a CDS encoding SH3 domain-containing protein, whose protein sequence is MRAFLLAACLLAALPAGAEVVGNLSPTGDNYLTLRAGPSTKAEALSRMGPGTRLVVFETQGDWRYVATEDGREGWAFGKYILPDPVGAVLAPLGAVAPEAAGVLAPAAGPAVSYDPFDWVEGHMAQFHDPLKYYP, encoded by the coding sequence ATGCGTGCATTTCTTCTGGCCGCCTGCCTGCTCGCCGCGCTGCCCGCCGGCGCCGAAGTGGTGGGTAACCTCAGCCCCACCGGCGACAATTACCTGACGCTGCGCGCGGGCCCCAGCACCAAGGCCGAGGCGCTCAGCCGGATGGGCCCGGGCACCCGCCTTGTCGTCTTCGAGACGCAGGGCGATTGGCGCTATGTCGCGACCGAGGATGGCCGCGAGGGCTGGGCCTTTGGCAAATATATCCTGCCCGACCCGGTCGGCGCGGTGCTCGCGCCCCTTGGCGCGGTCGCGCCCGAGGCGGCGGGCGTGCTCGCGCCCGCGGCGGGGCCGGCGGTCTCCTATGACCCGTTCGACTGGGTCGAGGGCCATATGGCGCAGTTCCACGACCCGCTGAAATACTACCCATGA
- a CDS encoding sensor histidine kinase, which translates to MTPPDLTPPSLRGPAFAGAQPRRAGIEGLGEGDDVWIDVLSAVDRTYAELVDYQERLERQNRELEDLRSFLGSILASVSDALIVASRGGAVLETSASVTALTGRARADWLGQPVANLFVPEDHPALDGALARAANSRHPVDLEVALATAAGPAPLALSVGPRMDERGRVAGYVLSGRPVGELRQAYSALARSHEELKATQAQLVRNEKLASLGRLLAGVAHELNNPISFVYANAHALERYAGKFESYFKEVQDGASREKLIRLREDLKLDRELRNLRTAVAGAREGAERVRDIVEDLRRLSADGSGQMAPFDLAQTAQIAVDWVRRGARADVGLRFSGPASLMAVGRQGHIQQVLMNLVQNAYDALEGREGGAIEITLAAVGGRAELKVQDNGPGVPEDLLAAIFDPFFTTKPVGRGTGLGLSISHKIIEEHGGRLRLCASEIAQGGACFCFDLALAEGAA; encoded by the coding sequence ATGACCCCGCCCGACCTCACCCCCCCCTCGCTGCGCGGACCGGCCTTTGCCGGCGCCCAGCCGCGCCGCGCCGGCATCGAGGGCCTCGGCGAGGGCGATGATGTCTGGATCGACGTGCTCTCGGCGGTCGACCGCACCTATGCCGAGCTCGTCGATTATCAGGAGCGGCTCGAGCGGCAAAACCGCGAGCTCGAGGATCTGCGCTCCTTTCTCGGCTCGATCCTGGCCTCGGTCTCGGATGCGCTGATCGTCGCCTCGCGCGGCGGGGCGGTGCTTGAAACCTCGGCCTCGGTCACCGCGCTCACGGGCCGCGCGCGGGCCGATTGGCTCGGACAGCCGGTCGCGAACCTCTTCGTGCCCGAAGATCACCCCGCGCTCGACGGGGCGCTTGCGCGCGCCGCCAACAGCCGCCACCCGGTCGATCTCGAGGTGGCGCTGGCCACCGCCGCGGGCCCCGCGCCGCTCGCGCTCTCGGTCGGGCCGCGGATGGATGAGCGCGGCCGCGTCGCGGGCTATGTGCTCTCGGGCCGCCCGGTGGGCGAGCTGCGCCAGGCCTATTCGGCGCTCGCCCGCAGCCATGAGGAGCTCAAGGCCACCCAGGCCCAGCTCGTGCGCAACGAAAAGCTCGCCTCCCTCGGCCGGCTGCTCGCGGGCGTCGCGCATGAGCTCAACAACCCGATCTCCTTTGTCTACGCAAACGCCCATGCGCTCGAGCGGTATGCGGGCAAATTCGAGAGCTATTTCAAAGAGGTGCAGGATGGCGCCAGCCGCGAGAAGCTGATCCGGCTCCGCGAGGATCTCAAGCTCGACCGCGAGCTGCGCAACCTGCGCACGGCGGTCGCGGGGGCGCGCGAGGGCGCCGAGCGGGTGCGCGATATCGTCGAGGATCTGCGCCGCCTTTCGGCCGATGGCTCGGGCCAGATGGCGCCTTTCGATCTCGCCCAGACCGCGCAGATCGCCGTCGACTGGGTCCGCCGCGGGGCGCGCGCCGATGTCGGGCTGCGCTTCTCCGGCCCGGCGAGCCTGATGGCGGTGGGCCGTCAGGGCCATATCCAGCAGGTGCTGATGAACCTCGTGCAAAACGCCTATGACGCGCTCGAGGGGCGCGAGGGCGGCGCGATCGAGATCACCCTCGCCGCCGTCGGCGGGCGCGCCGAGCTGAAGGTGCAAGACAACGGCCCCGGCGTCCCCGAAGACCTGCTCGCGGCGATTTTCGACCCGTTTTTCACCACCAAGCCGGTGGGCCGCGGCACCGGGCTCGGCCTCTCGATCAGCCACAAGATCATCGAGGAACATGGCGGGCGGCTGCGGCTTTGCGCAAGCGAGATCGCGCAGGGCGGGGCCTGTTTCTGTTTCGATCTGGCCTTGGCGGAGGGCGCGGCATGA
- a CDS encoding NADH-quinone oxidoreductase subunit B family protein, with protein sequence MKVLWLQAAGCGGCTMSLLCAENPNVFQLLEDAGVGFLWHPSFSLETGAEVAALLARIEAGEVALDVLAVEGAVARGPRGTGRFQMLGGTGRSMLDWVERLAPLAGDVVAVGSCAAFGGVTSAGGNPSDAVGLGYEGTLRGGILAPEFRARSGRPVINIAGCPTHPDWVTETLLLLKAGALGAEALDALGRPLFYAQHLVHHGCPKNEFYEYKASAVAFSDQGCMMEHLGCIGTQAVGDCNIRPWNGEGSCTRGGYPCINCTAPEFEEPRHAFTETPKIAGIPVGLPTDMPKAWFMALASLSKAATPERIAKNAVADRVVVPPSIRRPKGGK encoded by the coding sequence ATGAAGGTTCTCTGGCTTCAGGCTGCGGGCTGCGGGGGCTGCACGATGTCGCTCCTGTGCGCCGAAAACCCCAATGTTTTCCAGCTCCTGGAAGATGCGGGGGTGGGGTTTCTCTGGCATCCCTCGTTCAGCCTCGAGACCGGGGCGGAGGTGGCGGCGTTGCTTGCGCGTATCGAGGCGGGCGAGGTGGCGCTCGATGTGCTCGCCGTCGAGGGCGCGGTGGCGCGGGGCCCGCGCGGCACCGGGCGGTTCCAGATGCTCGGCGGCACCGGGCGCTCGATGCTCGATTGGGTCGAGCGGCTCGCGCCTTTGGCGGGCGATGTGGTGGCGGTGGGCTCCTGCGCGGCCTTTGGCGGGGTGACCTCGGCGGGCGGCAACCCTTCGGATGCGGTGGGCCTGGGCTATGAGGGCACTTTGCGCGGCGGGATCCTCGCGCCCGAGTTCCGCGCGCGCTCGGGGCGCCCGGTGATCAATATCGCCGGTTGCCCGACCCATCCCGATTGGGTGACCGAGACGCTCTTGCTGCTCAAGGCCGGCGCGCTCGGGGCCGAGGCGCTCGACGCGCTCGGCCGGCCGCTTTTTTACGCGCAACATCTTGTGCATCACGGCTGCCCGAAAAACGAATTCTATGAATACAAGGCCAGCGCCGTCGCCTTCTCCGATCAGGGCTGCATGATGGAGCATCTGGGCTGCATCGGCACGCAGGCGGTCGGCGATTGCAATATCCGGCCCTGGAACGGCGAGGGCTCGTGTACGCGGGGCGGCTATCCCTGCATCAATTGCACCGCGCCCGAGTTCGAGGAGCCGCGCCACGCTTTCACCGAGACGCCGAAGATCGCCGGGATCCCGGTGGGCCTGCCGACCGATATGCCCAAGGCCTGGTTCATGGCGCTCGCCTCGCTCTCGAAGGCCGCGACGCCCGAGCGGATCGCGAAGAATGCGGTCGCGGATCGGGTGGTGGTGCCGCCCTCGATCCGGCGGCCGAAGGGGGGGAAATGA
- a CDS encoding nickel-dependent hydrogenase large subunit, with protein sequence MSETRLVVGPFNRVEGDLEVHLELSEGAVASARVNAPLYRGFERMLEGKDPRDALTITPRICGICSISQSVAAAFALGEAIGLRPAPQGALVAALIHAVENAADHLTHFNLFFMPDFCRPAYEGRPWAAQAVARFAPGAGGAARAAVEARAELMHILGMLAGKWPHTLAVQPGGVTRAPGPREVVRIGAHLRAFRRYLETVVFGAPLEAFVALETAEAAAAWGAGDAGVFFEIAADLGLADLGRGAGRYLSFGAYPLEEGHVFASGLWEGGAREFDASAISEDLSHAWMLGPARHPFEGETRPDEEMRAAAYSWCKAPRLGGAPVEVGALARQVVDGHPLARALVAGAGGGVMARVAARLLELARLQIEMERIVARLEPSARFMLRGGGVPEAGRGAGLVEAARGALGHWLRIERGKIASYQIIAPTTWNFSPRDARGGPGPLEAALVGVSVAPGEAVPVAVQHVVRSFDPCMVCTVH encoded by the coding sequence ATGAGCGAAACGAGGCTGGTCGTCGGGCCGTTCAACCGCGTCGAGGGCGATCTCGAGGTGCATCTCGAGCTCTCCGAGGGGGCGGTGGCTTCGGCGCGGGTGAACGCGCCGCTCTATCGCGGCTTCGAGCGGATGCTCGAGGGCAAGGACCCGCGCGATGCGCTCACCATCACCCCGCGGATCTGCGGGATTTGCTCGATTTCCCAATCGGTTGCGGCGGCCTTTGCGCTTGGCGAGGCGATCGGGCTGCGCCCCGCGCCGCAAGGGGCGCTGGTCGCGGCGCTGATCCATGCGGTCGAGAATGCGGCAGACCATCTGACCCATTTCAACCTGTTCTTCATGCCCGATTTCTGTCGCCCGGCCTATGAGGGGCGGCCTTGGGCGGCGCAGGCGGTCGCGCGTTTTGCGCCGGGCGCGGGGGGGGCGGCGCGCGCGGCCGTCGAGGCGCGGGCGGAGCTGATGCATATCCTTGGCATGCTCGCCGGCAAATGGCCCCATACGCTTGCGGTGCAGCCCGGCGGCGTGACGCGCGCGCCGGGCCCGCGCGAGGTGGTGCGGATCGGGGCGCATCTGCGCGCGTTTCGCCGCTATCTCGAAACCGTGGTGTTCGGCGCGCCGCTCGAGGCGTTTGTCGCGCTCGAAACCGCTGAGGCCGCTGCGGCCTGGGGGGCGGGCGATGCCGGGGTGTTCTTTGAGATCGCGGCCGATCTCGGCCTCGCCGATCTCGGCCGCGGCGCCGGGCGTTACTTGAGCTTTGGCGCCTATCCGCTTGAAGAGGGGCATGTTTTTGCCTCTGGGCTTTGGGAGGGGGGCGCGCGGGAGTTCGACGCGAGTGCGATTTCCGAAGACCTGAGCCATGCCTGGATGCTCGGGCCCGCGCGCCATCCGTTCGAGGGCGAGACCCGCCCCGATGAGGAGATGCGCGCGGCGGCCTATAGCTGGTGCAAGGCGCCGCGGCTGGGGGGCGCGCCGGTCGAGGTGGGGGCGCTGGCGCGGCAGGTGGTCGACGGCCATCCGCTCGCCCGCGCGCTGGTGGCGGGGGCGGGCGGCGGCGTGATGGCGCGGGTCGCGGCGCGGCTTTTGGAGCTCGCGCGGTTGCAGATCGAGATGGAGCGGATCGTGGCGCGGCTCGAGCCCTCGGCGCGGTTCATGCTGCGCGGCGGCGGGGTGCCGGAGGCGGGGCGCGGGGCGGGGCTCGTCGAGGCGGCGCGCGGGGCGCTCGGGCATTGGCTGCGGATCGAGCGCGGGAAGATCGCGTCCTATCAGATCATCGCGCCGACGACCTGGAATTTCAGCCCGCGCGATGCGCGAGGGGGGCCCGGGCCGCTCGAGGCGGCGCTCGTCGGGGTGTCGGTGGCCCCGGGTGAGGCGGTGCCGGTGGCGGTGCAGCATGTGGTGCGCAGCTTTGATCCCTGCATGGTCTGCACGGTGCATTGA
- the hypF gene encoding carbamoyltransferase HypF, whose translation MKEQGVRIRVRGQVQGVGFRPFVWRLARERGLRGQVWNDPEGVGVELFGEIGDFLAALRAEAPPLARIDAVEAAPFEGAAPAGFTITPSRGHGAQTRVAPDAASCPDCVAESLGRGGYAGGRRAGYAFTNCTHCGPRFSILRGLPYDRGETTMAGFAMCPACRAEYENPADRRFHAQPIACPVCGPRVWYEEGGAEVAGDAVAEAAVALRAGKIIAIKGIGGFHLACDARDPGALTALRVRKRRPAKPFALMAREGDLGAIVALSEPARAALRAAAAPVVLCPALAGALPEAVAPGMVEYGVMLPYTPLHHLLLEAFGGVLVMTSGNLSGEPQVIENAEAREKLAGFVDGFLMHDRPIARRLDDSVLRAEPAQVLRHARGRVPDVIALPEGFGGAEIVALGGQMKGAICLIKNGQALLGHHLGDLDGALCFDEFEKAVADYRALFEHRPERVAVDAHPGYRATQAGQAMGLPVAEVWHHHAHLAACLGENLWPLAGGQVAAIVLDGTGLGPDGTLWGGEVLLGDYKGFSREAHLRPAPLPGGDRAAREPWRNAVMRLDQAGLGGAAEAEFAGLAVAPLRAAARAGVNAPLSSSAGRLFDAVAALLGICPVGMSFEGEAAMRLEALARAGEGRAELVLPTAPAGPVIDPAPMIAALMAARAAAAPEALAFAFHRWLAEAFAARARALVEAGRARAVVLSGGVYQNALLHRLSLAALEGLPVLTHAKVPANDGGLALGQALIAAAQLSPGPEST comes from the coding sequence ATGAAAGAGCAGGGCGTTCGGATCCGGGTGCGGGGGCAGGTGCAGGGGGTGGGGTTTCGCCCCTTCGTCTGGCGGCTGGCGCGCGAGCGGGGGCTGAGGGGGCAGGTCTGGAACGACCCGGAGGGGGTCGGGGTGGAGCTCTTCGGCGAGATCGGCGATTTTCTGGCCGCGTTGCGGGCCGAGGCGCCGCCGCTGGCGCGGATCGATGCGGTGGAGGCGGCGCCTTTCGAGGGCGCGGCGCCGGCGGGGTTCACGATCACGCCCTCGCGCGGGCATGGGGCTCAGACGCGGGTGGCGCCCGATGCGGCGAGCTGCCCGGACTGTGTGGCCGAGAGCCTCGGGCGGGGGGGCTATGCGGGCGGGCGGCGGGCCGGTTATGCCTTCACCAATTGCACCCATTGCGGGCCGCGGTTTTCGATCCTGCGGGGCTTGCCCTATGACCGGGGCGAGACGACGATGGCGGGGTTTGCGATGTGCCCCGCGTGTCGGGCGGAGTATGAAAACCCCGCCGACCGGCGCTTTCATGCGCAGCCGATCGCCTGCCCGGTTTGTGGGCCGCGGGTCTGGTATGAGGAAGGCGGCGCGGAGGTTGCGGGGGACGCCGTGGCGGAGGCGGCGGTGGCGCTGCGGGCGGGAAAGATCATCGCGATCAAGGGGATAGGTGGGTTTCATCTGGCCTGTGATGCGCGCGACCCCGGCGCGCTCACCGCGCTGCGCGTGCGCAAGCGCCGGCCGGCGAAGCCCTTTGCGCTGATGGCGCGGGAGGGCGATCTGGGGGCGATTGTCGCGCTTTCGGAGCCCGCGCGCGCGGCGCTGCGGGCGGCGGCGGCGCCGGTCGTGCTTTGCCCGGCGCTGGCGGGGGCGCTGCCGGAGGCTGTGGCGCCCGGGATGGTCGAATATGGCGTCATGCTGCCCTATACGCCGCTGCATCACCTCCTCCTCGAGGCTTTTGGCGGGGTCTTGGTGATGACCTCGGGCAACCTCTCGGGCGAGCCGCAAGTCATTGAAAACGCTGAGGCGCGGGAGAAGCTCGCGGGCTTTGTCGACGGCTTTTTGATGCATGACCGGCCGATCGCGCGGCGGCTCGATGATTCCGTCCTGCGCGCCGAGCCCGCGCAGGTCTTGCGCCATGCGCGCGGCCGGGTGCCGGATGTCATCGCGCTGCCCGAGGGGTTTGGCGGGGCCGAGATTGTCGCGCTTGGCGGGCAGATGAAGGGGGCGATCTGTCTGATCAAGAACGGACAGGCGCTCCTTGGCCATCACTTGGGCGATCTCGACGGGGCGCTGTGTTTTGACGAATTCGAGAAGGCGGTGGCGGATTATCGCGCGCTCTTCGAGCACCGCCCGGAGCGGGTCGCGGTCGATGCCCACCCGGGGTATCGGGCCACCCAGGCGGGTCAGGCGATGGGCCTGCCGGTGGCGGAGGTCTGGCATCATCACGCCCATCTGGCGGCCTGTCTGGGCGAAAATCTCTGGCCTCTGGCGGGGGGCCAGGTGGCGGCGATCGTGCTCGATGGCACCGGGCTCGGCCCCGATGGCACGCTCTGGGGTGGTGAGGTATTGCTGGGCGATTACAAGGGCTTCTCGCGCGAAGCTCATCTGCGGCCGGCGCCGCTTCCGGGCGGGGATCGGGCCGCGCGCGAACCTTGGCGCAACGCGGTGATGCGGCTCGATCAGGCGGGGCTCGGGGGCGCGGCGGAGGCCGAGTTCGCGGGGCTCGCGGTTGCGCCGTTGCGGGCGGCGGCGCGGGCGGGGGTGAATGCGCCGCTCTCCTCCTCGGCGGGGCGGCTCTTCGATGCGGTGGCGGCGCTCTTGGGGATCTGCCCGGTGGGGATGAGTTTCGAGGGCGAGGCGGCGATGCGGCTCGAGGCCTTGGCCCGGGCGGGCGAGGGGCGGGCAGAACTCGTGCTGCCCACCGCGCCGGCGGGGCCGGTGATCGACCCCGCGCCGATGATCGCCGCGCTGATGGCCGCGCGGGCCGCGGCCGCGCCCGAGGCGCTGGCCTTCGCCTTCCACCGCTGGCTCGCGGAGGCTTTCGCGGCGCGGGCGCGCGCGCTGGTCGAGGCCGGCCGGGCGCGGGCGGTCGTGCTCTCGGGCGGGGTCTATCAGAACGCGCTCCTGCATCGGCTCAGCCTCGCCGCGCTCGAAGGGTTGCCGGTTCTGACCCATGCCAAGGTGCCCGCCAATGACGGCGGGCTCGCGCTCGGTCAGGCGCTGATCGCTGCGGCGCAGCTTTCCCCGGGGCCGGAAAGCACCTGA
- a CDS encoding hydrogenase small subunit, whose translation MSKIETFYDVMRRQGITRRSFMKYCSLTAAALGLGPAFVPKIAHAMETKPRTPVIWVHGLECTCCSESFIRAAHPLAKDVVLSMISLDYDDTLMAAAGHQAEAALADTIEKYKGNYILAVEGNPPLNEDGMFCIVGGKPFVEQLREAAKHAKAIISWGACASYGCVQAAAPNPTRATPVHKVITDKPIIKVPGCPPIAEVMTGVITYMLTFDRLPELDRQGRPAMFYSQRIHDKCYRRPHFDAGQFVETWDDENARKGYCLYKMGCKGPTTYNACSTVRWNEGVSFPIQSGHGCIGCSEDGFWDQGSFYDRVTNIKQFGIEANADKIGLTASAAVGGAVAVHAAVSALKRAQKKNEEV comes from the coding sequence TTGTCGAAGATCGAAACCTTTTATGACGTGATGCGTCGCCAGGGGATCACCCGGCGCAGCTTCATGAAATATTGCTCGCTGACGGCGGCGGCGCTCGGGCTCGGGCCCGCCTTCGTGCCGAAGATCGCGCATGCGATGGAGACCAAGCCGCGCACGCCGGTGATCTGGGTCCACGGGCTCGAATGTACCTGCTGTTCGGAGAGCTTCATCCGCGCCGCGCATCCGCTGGCCAAAGATGTCGTGCTCTCGATGATCTCGCTCGATTACGACGACACGCTGATGGCCGCCGCGGGCCATCAGGCCGAGGCCGCGCTCGCCGATACGATCGAGAAATACAAGGGCAACTATATCCTCGCCGTCGAGGGCAACCCGCCGCTCAACGAAGACGGGATGTTCTGCATCGTCGGCGGCAAGCCCTTCGTCGAGCAGCTGCGCGAGGCCGCCAAACACGCGAAAGCGATCATCAGCTGGGGCGCCTGCGCCTCATATGGCTGCGTGCAGGCCGCCGCGCCGAACCCGACGCGCGCCACGCCCGTGCACAAGGTGATCACCGACAAGCCGATCATCAAGGTGCCCGGCTGCCCGCCGATCGCCGAGGTGATGACCGGCGTGATCACCTATATGCTGACCTTCGACCGGCTGCCCGAGCTCGACCGTCAGGGCCGCCCGGCGATGTTCTACAGCCAGCGCATCCACGACAAATGCTACCGCCGCCCGCATTTCGACGCCGGCCAGTTCGTCGAGACCTGGGACGACGAGAACGCGCGCAAGGGCTATTGCCTCTACAAGATGGGCTGCAAGGGCCCGACCACCTACAACGCCTGCTCGACCGTGCGCTGGAACGAGGGGGTGAGCTTCCCGATCCAGTCGGGCCACGGCTGTATCGGCTGCTCGGAAGACGGGTTCTGGGATCAGGGCTCGTTCTATGACCGGGTGACCAACATCAAGCAATTCGGCATCGAGGCCAATGCCGACAAGATCGGCCTGACCGCCTCGGCCGCCGTCGGTGGCGCGGTGGCGGTCCATGCCGCTGTCTCCGCGCTCAAACGCGCCCAGAAGAAAAACGAAGAGGTGTAA
- a CDS encoding nickel-dependent hydrogenase large subunit: MTTQTPNGFNLDNSGKRIVVDPVTRIEGHMRCEVNVNEQGVITNAVSTGTMWRGLEVILKGRDPRDAWAFTERICGVCTGTHALTSVRAVEDALGIAIPDNANSIRNMMQLALQIHDHVVHFYHLHALDWVNPVNALRADPKATSELQQMVSPSHPLSSPGYFRDVQNRLKRFVESGQLGLFKNGYWDNPAYQLPPEADLMATTHYLEALDLQKEMVKIHTIFGGKNPHPNWLVGGVPCPINVHSTGATGAINMERLNLVSSIIDQSLDFVKNVYIPDVIAVGGFYKNWLYGGGLSSKACLAYGDIPENPNDFSPEQLHLPRGAIINGNLNEVHDVDVRDPEQVQEFVDHSWYTYGEPGRGLHPWDGETTPRFELGPNAKGTKTNIQELDEAAKYSWIKAPRWKGHAMEVGPLARYVIGYAKGHEDIKNQVDGLLRTMDLPVTALFSTLGRTAARALEAEYCCRLQRHFFDKMIANIKNGDESTANVEKWDPSTWPKEAKGVGMTEAPRGALGHWIKIKDGRIENYQCVVPTTWNGSPRDSQGNIGAFEASLLDTPMARPEEPVEILRTLHSFDPCLACSTHVMSPDGQELTTVKVR, from the coding sequence ATGACCACCCAAACGCCGAACGGCTTCAACCTCGACAACTCCGGCAAGCGGATCGTCGTCGACCCGGTGACCCGGATCGAAGGCCATATGCGCTGCGAAGTGAACGTCAACGAGCAGGGCGTGATCACCAACGCCGTCTCGACCGGCACGATGTGGCGCGGGCTCGAGGTGATCCTCAAGGGCCGCGACCCGCGCGACGCCTGGGCCTTCACCGAGCGGATCTGCGGGGTCTGCACCGGCACCCATGCGCTGACCTCGGTGCGCGCGGTGGAAGACGCGCTCGGCATCGCGATCCCCGACAACGCCAACTCGATCCGCAACATGATGCAGCTCGCGCTGCAGATCCATGACCATGTGGTGCACTTCTACCACCTGCATGCGCTCGACTGGGTGAACCCCGTGAACGCGCTGCGCGCCGATCCGAAGGCGACCTCCGAGCTGCAACAGATGGTCAGCCCGAGCCATCCGCTGTCTTCGCCCGGCTATTTCCGCGACGTGCAAAACCGCCTCAAGCGGTTCGTCGAGAGCGGCCAGCTCGGCCTCTTCAAGAACGGCTATTGGGATAACCCGGCCTATCAGCTGCCCCCCGAGGCGGATCTGATGGCGACCACGCACTATCTCGAAGCGCTTGATCTGCAAAAGGAAATGGTGAAGATCCACACGATCTTCGGCGGCAAGAACCCGCATCCGAACTGGTTGGTGGGCGGCGTTCCCTGCCCGATCAACGTCCATTCGACCGGCGCCACCGGCGCGATCAACATGGAGCGGCTGAACCTCGTCAGCTCGATCATCGACCAGTCGCTCGACTTCGTGAAGAACGTCTATATCCCCGATGTGATCGCGGTGGGCGGGTTCTACAAGAACTGGCTCTACGGCGGTGGGCTCTCCTCGAAGGCCTGCCTCGCCTATGGCGACATCCCGGAAAACCCGAATGATTTCTCGCCCGAGCAGCTCCACCTGCCGCGCGGCGCGATCATCAACGGCAACCTCAACGAGGTCCATGACGTCGACGTGCGCGACCCCGAGCAGGTGCAGGAATTCGTCGACCATTCGTGGTACACCTATGGCGAGCCGGGCCGCGGCCTGCACCCCTGGGATGGCGAGACGACCCCGCGCTTCGAGCTCGGGCCGAACGCCAAGGGCACCAAGACCAACATCCAGGAGCTCGACGAGGCGGCGAAATATTCCTGGATCAAGGCGCCGCGCTGGAAGGGCCATGCGATGGAGGTGGGGCCGCTCGCGCGCTACGTCATCGGCTATGCCAAGGGCCACGAGGACATCAAGAACCAGGTCGACGGGCTCCTGCGCACCATGGATCTGCCGGTCACCGCGCTCTTCTCCACGCTCGGCCGCACCGCGGCGCGCGCGCTCGAGGCGGAATATTGCTGCCGCTTGCAGCGCCATTTCTTCGACAAGATGATCGCCAATATCAAGAACGGCGACGAAAGCACCGCCAATGTCGAGAAATGGGACCCCTCCACCTGGCCGAAAGAGGCCAAGGGCGTGGGCATGACCGAAGCGCCGCGCGGCGCGCTCGGGCACTGGATCAAGATCAAGGACGGGCGCATCGAGAATTATCAATGCGTCGTGCCGACCACCTGGAACGGCTCGCCCCGCGACAGCCAGGGCAATATCGGCGCCTTCGAGGCCTCGCTGCTCGACACGCCGATGGCGCGCCCCGAGGAGCCGGTCGAGATCCTGCGCACGCTGCACAGCTTCGACCCCTGCCTTGCCTGCTCGACCCATGTCATGTCGCCCGATGGTCAGGAACTGACCACCGTCAAGGTGCGCTGA
- the cybH gene encoding Ni/Fe-hydrogenase, b-type cytochrome subunit, which translates to MSEKIFQPARESHEIFEASRLTGDATLEDLESIRRRTSVYVYEAPVRLWHWVNALAITILCVTGYLIGRPLPTMQIAEATDQFVMGYIRFAHFAAAMILTVGFFGRIYWAFVGNTHARQMFYVPVFNRRFWKEMIFELRWYAFLEENPKKYVGHNPLAHVAMFTFITLGLTFMLVTGWALYAEGAGQGSLPDTAMGWVLGLVQNSQRLHTLHHLGMWAIVIFMIIHIYAAIREDIMSRQSMVSTMISGHRTFKDDRIE; encoded by the coding sequence ATGTCGGAGAAGATTTTCCAACCCGCGCGCGAGAGCCACGAGATCTTCGAGGCCTCGCGGCTCACCGGCGACGCGACGCTCGAGGATCTCGAATCGATCCGCCGCCGCACCTCGGTCTATGTCTACGAGGCGCCGGTGCGGCTGTGGCATTGGGTGAACGCGCTCGCGATCACGATCCTGTGCGTCACCGGCTATCTGATCGGCCGGCCGCTGCCCACGATGCAGATCGCCGAGGCCACGGATCAATTCGTGATGGGCTATATCCGCTTTGCCCATTTCGCCGCGGCGATGATCCTCACGGTCGGGTTCTTCGGGCGCATCTACTGGGCCTTCGTGGGCAATACCCATGCCCGGCAGATGTTCTATGTGCCTGTTTTCAATAGACGTTTCTGGAAGGAAATGATCTTCGAGCTGCGCTGGTATGCGTTTCTTGAGGAAAACCCGAAGAAATATGTCGGCCATAACCCGCTCGCGCATGTGGCGATGTTCACCTTCATCACGCTGGGGCTGACCTTCATGCTGGTGACCGGCTGGGCGCTTTATGCCGAGGGCGCGGGGCAGGGCTCGCTGCCCGATACCGCGATGGGCTGGGTGCTCGGGCTCGTGCAGAACAGCCAGCGACTGCACACGCTGCACCATCTGGGCATGTGGGCGATCGTGATCTTCATGATCATCCACATCTACGCCGCGATCCGTGAGGACATCATGTCGCGGCAATCCATGGTCTCGACCATGATATCCGGGCATCGGACGTTCAAGGACGACCGCATCGAATAA